The Maridesulfovibrio zosterae DSM 11974 genome contains a region encoding:
- a CDS encoding AsmA family protein, translating to MALFRFKKLFWVLFILFDFCILAAFCGGIYYLESDAPRTEFETFLSAKLGRKVVFNNNFDLIFYPWLGLNTGPIAISSATDAEYPQQLMVKNVDFKVRLIPLLFGDLEVDTIIVDSPVFRMNRGNNGKLDLPSMNGDEKGEIEAPSSRIFKSISVRGMNVVNATYIYKDIASGNSFNVSGVNVRTGLLRKNTPLAFDITAMLDTDFLDLSAITNIKGLVDFSRSKRTVSLSDTSVSVSVKSPELLGPGESIQGIANLECNLVEGLIDVKGLVIQGAGLRLSGAAVCRDIYNSPDFKGSLKSTRFDPKAVFSKFTPVPIPSDIKDIFNSASFAVDFHSTLEKTELSNMVLKVDKTSIQGVFSLKDYKHPWAEFDVSVDSIGLDPYSRLFKLGKNISSEDKISSSAGDHKIESKPKRFYFRDLIIADLVHKLPCKGKLEIGELTYSGMKLDNTRLAISPGPQIANLSIGKGSYLDGDFSLMADLGFNEKNESDILFLSAKGAVSPFSLIKIPAKIEKVSFRSGKAGLKLKSFTSHGKTLVELVRNIKLNLVAEAKRVAASLSHKDIPAKYRNIHADSFTFGLAVSPLSGKALEGHAGRNARIKFAAVLLKPDLKLDGNFNGEIFSRRAKPDSFVFKNSNFDLSFSGNGISTIKKETRLVLGGEGSFKERSLKLDNFSIQSGKINLKGDVDAKNIGAETASASGHLKLGNTKCDEFFSLFGVSKPETQDKNAFDSVEFDTVFQLNGENLNLHVNHCRLDNATATGTFELVDFKKPVLNFVINGDNIDIDTFLPPEDNSDTDEQKNGVAKPAVKLPEWQFPDAMLSAINAKGKVVCNYFRIFDFGASKISADVDMKNSIIGIHNISAKFHEGNLAGKLDLGLYNGTVSLDTDFEARGFEAGLFFSDYTGHDYVKGLTSASLQLKGYSTANENFTNTMTGKLLFKITDGSYLFAGSTGQGKKSKKQSSPTKFSVMNGAIQGEKGDFKVNDYLLKTNYLTATARGGFSFPKDSIDLRVNADIIQLPNMYLKIVNALFDAITGVNVNVTGKLNDPKVEVKGLERWSDVLGDVLGLPEESFMFFRRLIF from the coding sequence ATGGCTTTGTTTAGATTTAAGAAATTATTCTGGGTACTATTTATCCTCTTTGACTTTTGCATTCTGGCGGCATTCTGCGGAGGAATTTATTATCTGGAATCAGATGCACCACGTACAGAGTTTGAAACTTTCTTAAGTGCGAAACTCGGGCGAAAGGTTGTGTTTAATAATAATTTCGATCTGATATTTTATCCATGGCTTGGCTTGAATACTGGGCCAATTGCCATAAGTTCGGCTACGGATGCAGAATATCCACAGCAGCTTATGGTTAAAAATGTAGATTTTAAAGTTCGACTGATACCTCTTCTCTTCGGTGATCTTGAGGTGGATACCATCATTGTTGATTCACCTGTTTTCCGCATGAATCGCGGGAATAACGGAAAGTTGGACCTGCCAAGTATGAATGGTGATGAGAAAGGTGAAATAGAGGCTCCTTCCTCCCGTATTTTTAAGTCTATTTCTGTCCGGGGAATGAATGTAGTTAATGCAACGTATATTTATAAAGATATAGCTTCCGGTAATTCATTCAACGTCTCAGGGGTTAACGTCAGGACAGGATTGCTGCGCAAAAATACTCCTTTGGCTTTTGATATAACAGCTATGCTGGATACTGATTTTTTAGATCTTTCAGCAATAACTAATATTAAAGGTCTAGTAGATTTTTCTCGAAGTAAACGAACTGTCTCTCTTTCAGATACCTCTGTTTCGGTCTCTGTTAAAAGTCCTGAGTTGCTTGGACCTGGCGAAAGTATTCAGGGGATCGCTAATCTCGAATGTAATCTTGTTGAGGGACTGATCGATGTTAAAGGTTTAGTCATCCAAGGGGCAGGCTTGAGACTTTCAGGGGCGGCGGTATGTCGTGATATATATAATTCTCCAGATTTTAAAGGAAGCCTTAAATCTACACGTTTTGACCCTAAGGCTGTCTTTTCGAAATTTACTCCCGTACCTATTCCTTCAGATATCAAAGATATTTTTAATAGTGCTTCATTTGCAGTTGATTTTCATTCTACTCTTGAGAAAACAGAACTCAGCAATATGGTTTTGAAAGTAGATAAAACATCAATTCAAGGTGTTTTTTCACTTAAGGATTATAAGCATCCATGGGCTGAATTTGATGTAAGTGTTGATTCTATAGGGCTTGATCCGTATTCAAGACTTTTTAAGTTGGGTAAAAATATAAGCTCAGAGGATAAAATTTCTTCAAGTGCAGGGGATCATAAGATTGAGTCTAAACCTAAAAGGTTCTATTTTAGAGATCTCATTATTGCTGATTTAGTGCATAAACTACCTTGTAAAGGTAAGCTTGAGATTGGAGAACTGACATACTCTGGAATGAAGCTTGATAATACACGTCTTGCTATTTCTCCCGGCCCCCAAATTGCCAACCTCAGTATTGGTAAGGGGTCGTATCTTGACGGAGATTTTTCTTTGATGGCAGATCTCGGCTTTAATGAGAAAAATGAAAGCGATATTTTATTTCTTTCCGCAAAAGGGGCGGTCTCACCTTTTTCTTTAATTAAAATTCCAGCAAAGATTGAAAAGGTGAGTTTTCGTTCCGGTAAGGCTGGCCTAAAACTGAAAAGCTTTACATCACATGGTAAAACTTTGGTTGAACTGGTCAGAAATATTAAATTAAATCTGGTTGCTGAGGCGAAAAGAGTTGCTGCCAGCTTAAGTCATAAAGATATTCCTGCTAAGTATCGTAATATTCATGCAGATTCATTTACTTTTGGACTGGCTGTTTCTCCGCTTTCGGGAAAAGCTTTAGAAGGTCATGCTGGAAGGAATGCACGGATTAAATTTGCTGCTGTTTTGTTGAAACCTGATCTAAAACTTGATGGAAACTTTAACGGTGAAATTTTTAGCAGACGCGCAAAACCGGATTCTTTTGTCTTTAAGAATAGTAATTTTGATTTATCCTTCAGCGGTAACGGTATTTCGACAATTAAAAAAGAGACGCGGCTTGTCCTTGGCGGCGAGGGGAGTTTTAAAGAACGGAGTTTAAAACTAGATAATTTTTCAATACAAAGTGGTAAAATTAACCTTAAAGGTGATGTTGATGCCAAAAATATTGGTGCAGAAACAGCCTCAGCGTCCGGTCATTTGAAATTGGGTAATACAAAGTGTGACGAATTCTTTAGTTTATTCGGAGTTTCGAAGCCTGAAACTCAAGACAAAAATGCTTTCGATTCTGTTGAATTTGATACAGTTTTTCAGCTCAATGGTGAAAATCTAAATTTGCATGTTAACCATTGCAGGCTTGATAATGCGACAGCGACAGGTACTTTTGAGTTGGTAGATTTCAAAAAGCCGGTACTTAATTTTGTTATTAATGGCGATAATATCGATATAGATACGTTTTTACCGCCAGAAGACAACTCTGATACTGATGAGCAGAAAAATGGAGTTGCTAAACCGGCTGTGAAACTCCCTGAATGGCAGTTTCCTGATGCTATGTTGAGCGCAATTAATGCAAAAGGAAAGGTTGTTTGTAACTATTTTCGAATATTTGATTTTGGCGCAAGTAAAATCAGTGCTGATGTCGATATGAAAAACTCTATCATAGGTATCCATAATATTAGCGCAAAGTTTCATGAAGGTAATCTTGCCGGTAAACTTGATTTAGGACTGTATAACGGGACAGTGAGTCTTGATACTGATTTTGAGGCCAGAGGTTTTGAGGCCGGCTTATTTTTTTCTGATTATACTGGGCATGATTATGTGAAAGGTTTGACAAGTGCATCGCTCCAATTAAAGGGATATTCGACGGCAAATGAGAATTTTACAAATACCATGACTGGTAAGCTGTTGTTTAAAATTACTGATGGTTCTTACTTGTTTGCCGGTTCGACTGGACAGGGTAAGAAAAGTAAAAAACAGTCCAGCCCGACAAAATTTTCTGTTATGAATGGTGCAATTCAGGGTGAAAAAGGTGATTTTAAAGTTAATGATTATCTTCTGAAAACCAATTATCTTACTGCAACCGCAAGAGGTGGATTTAGTTTTCCCAAAGATTCTATTGATCTTCGTGTAAATGCAGATATTATTCAATTGCCTAATATGTATCTAAAAATTGTGAATGCTTTATTTGATGCTATAACAGGGGTGAATGTAAACGTTACTGGAAAGCTGAATGATCCGAAAGTGGAAGTAAAAGGATTAGAGCGTTGGAGTGATGTTTTAGGTGATGTGCTCGGTTTGCCGGAAGAGTCTTTTATGTTTTTCAGAAGGCTTATATTCTGA
- a CDS encoding YihY/virulence factor BrkB family protein yields the protein MTGGRLANRVSDFFLHDIWDWSSHHVNGPLKVLYTFARVAYLVAIGFLKDQCIIRASALTFTTMLSIVPFIAVAFSLMKGMGFQDSAFIHDMLLKVSAGREEVVAKILEYVDNTNVQTLGWVGVATLLFTVLSTVGTIEKAFNIIWDVSKGRTFWRKFTDFFSVIFICPVAVIVATSVSISIRRQTLLHSFEGVYGISELESFIMKLAPLVLIWLSFTFVYAFMPNTRVRVRSALAGGIVAGTIWHMAQWAYINWQVGVSKYNAIYGSFAQLPLFLLWLYFSWIIVLLGSEISYAVQNVMMYRQQRFMPDAGVEDMQKFSILALSYMSTRFERAEPPYDLEELAAEMGVPVRFISNLLDKFAEGGILLKAKDEDREIYTFALSPEKISLLRVMNILSGSGTGASSAVDSPGMEFVSKLMNDIKQIIRESGRDISLSECAVEMDRALAEDKADSAMVAALEEQFSG from the coding sequence ATGACTGGAGGAAGACTGGCTAACAGAGTTTCAGATTTTTTTCTTCATGATATATGGGACTGGAGTTCACATCATGTAAATGGTCCGCTTAAAGTTTTATATACTTTTGCCCGGGTGGCATATCTCGTTGCTATCGGTTTTTTAAAAGATCAGTGCATTATCAGAGCATCAGCCCTTACATTTACTACCATGCTTTCCATTGTTCCTTTTATTGCTGTCGCTTTTTCACTTATGAAAGGGATGGGGTTTCAAGATTCGGCTTTTATTCACGATATGCTGCTGAAAGTCTCTGCAGGTAGAGAAGAGGTCGTTGCTAAGATACTTGAATATGTGGATAATACTAACGTTCAGACTCTTGGCTGGGTAGGTGTTGCTACTTTGCTTTTTACCGTCCTTTCAACTGTAGGTACAATCGAGAAAGCTTTCAATATTATTTGGGATGTCTCCAAAGGACGGACTTTCTGGAGAAAATTTACTGATTTTTTCTCTGTCATTTTTATTTGTCCAGTCGCGGTTATTGTTGCTACGAGTGTCAGTATTTCTATTAGGCGTCAGACTCTTTTGCATTCATTTGAAGGTGTTTACGGTATTTCTGAGCTGGAATCATTTATTATGAAGCTTGCACCTCTGGTTTTGATCTGGCTGTCATTTACATTTGTTTATGCTTTCATGCCGAATACGCGGGTACGTGTCAGAAGTGCACTGGCTGGAGGAATTGTTGCCGGTACTATCTGGCATATGGCCCAATGGGCATATATAAACTGGCAGGTAGGAGTCAGTAAATATAATGCAATTTATGGAAGTTTTGCTCAGTTACCGCTTTTTTTGCTTTGGCTTTATTTCAGTTGGATTATCGTTCTTCTCGGGTCCGAGATAAGTTATGCTGTCCAGAATGTGATGATGTATCGTCAGCAGAGATTCATGCCTGATGCCGGAGTTGAGGATATGCAGAAATTTTCCATTTTAGCCTTGAGTTATATGAGTACTCGTTTTGAAAGAGCCGAACCTCCTTATGATCTTGAAGAACTTGCCGCTGAAATGGGGGTTCCGGTTCGGTTTATATCTAATCTGCTGGATAAGTTTGCAGAAGGAGGCATATTGCTGAAGGCAAAAGATGAGGATCGGGAAATTTATACATTCGCTCTTTCTCCAGAAAAGATATCTTTGCTGCGGGTGATGAATATATTATCTGGAAGCGGTACTGGGGCCAGTTCTGCTGTTGACAGTCCCGGGATGGAATTTGTTTCAAAATTGATGAACGATATCAAACAGATTATTCGTGAATCTGGAAGAGATATAAGTCTATCCGAGTGCGCTGTGGAGATGGACAGAGCGCTGGCAGAAGACAAAGCCGACTCTGCAATGGTTGCTGCTTTGGAGGAACAGTTTTCAGGCTAA
- a CDS encoding Crp/Fnr family transcriptional regulator produces the protein MKFSGINLLDELKRSDFGELRSIFSERKAKKGAIVFTPESDEDLVFIVSEGRVRIYLAYGAKEFTLGILEPGDLYSSHAGCFVQAYEDSVILVTGVQSVKRCMAEVPVFNRTMVRVLGKILQNSFSVINGLVFKDINSRLCSYLLKEAQDSGISGEKGIKINLDLTTEQLSLLLGATRQTVSTLLNNMVRDEILIKQGRSSWLIPDLEKLELLSEN, from the coding sequence ATGAAATTTTCCGGTATTAATCTTTTAGATGAATTGAAAAGGTCTGATTTTGGAGAGTTGCGTTCTATTTTCAGCGAGCGCAAAGCCAAGAAAGGGGCAATAGTTTTTACTCCCGAAAGTGATGAAGATCTTGTCTTCATCGTTTCAGAGGGGCGGGTGAGAATTTATCTTGCCTATGGAGCCAAAGAGTTCACTCTTGGTATTCTTGAACCGGGAGATTTGTATTCATCGCATGCAGGGTGCTTCGTACAGGCTTATGAGGATAGTGTTATTCTTGTTACAGGAGTTCAATCTGTTAAGCGCTGTATGGCTGAAGTTCCTGTTTTTAACCGTACTATGGTTCGTGTTCTGGGTAAAATTTTGCAGAATTCATTTTCTGTAATTAATGGATTGGTTTTTAAGGATATAAATTCACGTCTTTGTAGTTACCTCCTTAAAGAAGCTCAGGATTCAGGTATTTCTGGTGAAAAAGGAATCAAAATTAATCTGGACCTGACCACTGAACAGCTTTCTCTTCTTCTTGGTGCAACGCGCCAGACAGTATCTACTCTTCTTAATAATATGGTTCGAGATGAAATTCTGATTAAGCAGGGACGTTCCAGCTGGCTTATTCCTGATTTAGAAAAATTAGAATTGCTTTCTGAAAATTGA